In a single window of the Streptomyces cinnabarinus genome:
- a CDS encoding LacI family DNA-binding transcriptional regulator codes for MASHGARGRSGGRPTLEEVAARAGVGRGTVSRVINGSPRVSDATRAAVEAAVAELGYVPNTAARALAANRTDAIALVVPEPETRFFAEPYFSDMLKGVGAELSDTEMQLLLIFAGSDRERRRLAQYLAAHRVDGVLLVSVHADDPLPDLLAQLEIPAVISGPRSAAETLTSVDSDNYGGARQAVEHLLSRGRSEIAHITGRLDVYGAQRRVDGYREALRDAGQAVDDQLIEPGDFTEEGGRRAMSALLERRPGLDAVFAGSDVMAAGARQVLREAGRRIPDDVALVGYDDSAIARHMDPPLTSVRQPIEEMGRRMIDLLLEEIADRRPAVSRGLERRQVVLATELEERASS; via the coding sequence ATGGCAAGCCACGGAGCGCGGGGGCGGAGTGGCGGGCGTCCCACGCTCGAAGAGGTCGCCGCGCGCGCCGGTGTCGGGCGGGGCACCGTCTCCCGGGTGATCAACGGCTCGCCCCGGGTCAGCGACGCCACCCGGGCCGCGGTGGAGGCCGCGGTCGCCGAACTCGGCTACGTCCCGAACACGGCCGCCCGCGCCCTGGCCGCGAACCGCACCGACGCCATCGCCCTCGTCGTCCCCGAGCCGGAGACCCGGTTCTTCGCGGAGCCGTACTTCTCCGACATGCTCAAGGGCGTCGGGGCCGAACTCTCCGACACCGAGATGCAGCTGCTGCTGATCTTCGCGGGCAGCGACCGGGAGCGGCGCCGGCTGGCCCAGTACCTCGCCGCGCACCGGGTGGACGGGGTGCTGCTGGTCTCGGTGCACGCCGACGACCCGCTGCCCGATCTGCTGGCCCAGCTGGAGATACCGGCCGTGATCAGCGGCCCGAGGTCCGCCGCTGAGACGCTCACGTCGGTGGACTCCGACAACTACGGCGGCGCCCGCCAGGCCGTGGAGCATCTGCTCTCCCGGGGCCGCAGCGAGATAGCCCACATCACCGGCCGCCTCGACGTCTACGGCGCCCAGCGCCGCGTCGACGGCTACCGCGAGGCCCTGAGAGACGCGGGCCAGGCGGTGGACGACCAGCTGATCGAGCCCGGCGACTTCACCGAGGAGGGCGGCCGCCGCGCGATGTCCGCGCTGCTGGAGCGCCGCCCCGGCCTGGACGCCGTCTTCGCCGGCTCGGACGTGATGGCGGCGGGCGCCCGGCAGGTGCTGCGGGAGGCGGGCCGCCGGATCCCCGACGACGTGGCGCTGGTCGGCTACGACGACTCCGCCATCGCCCGCCACATGGACCCGCCGCTCACCAGCGTCCGCCAGCCGATCGAGGAGATGGGCCGCCGGATGATAGACCTCCTGCTGGAGGAGATCGCCGACCGGCGCCCGGCGGTGTCCCGCGGTCTGGAGCGGCGCCAGGTGGTGCTGGCCACGGAGCTGGAGGAGCGGGCGTCGTCCTGA
- a CDS encoding helix-turn-helix domain-containing protein, protein MSHDSTAAPEAAARKLSGRRRKEIVAVLLFSGGPIFESSIPLSVFGIDRQDAGVPRYRLLVCGGEEGPLRTTGGLELTAPHGLEAISRAGTVVVPAWRSITSPPPEEALDALRRAHDEGARIVGLCTGAFVLAAAGLLDGRPATTHWMYAPTLAKRYPSVHVDPRELFVDDGDVLTSAGTAAGIDLCLHIVRTDHGNEAAGALARRLVVPPRRTGGQERYLDRSLPEEIGADPLAEVVAWALEHLHEQFDVETLAARAYMSRRTFDRRFRSLTGSAPLQWLITQRVLQAQRLLETSDYSVDEVAGRCGFRSPVALRGHFRRQLGSSPAAYRAAYRARRPQSERPTADLDSAPGPTPTLHPEPGPVPLQTRRTPAATTVGQALAAAAADNGRETYVTRATLPGQRSGT, encoded by the coding sequence ATGAGCCACGACTCCACTGCCGCGCCGGAAGCCGCGGCCCGGAAACTCTCCGGGCGACGCCGCAAGGAGATCGTCGCGGTGCTGCTGTTCAGCGGCGGCCCCATCTTCGAGAGTTCCATACCGCTGTCGGTGTTCGGGATCGACCGCCAGGACGCCGGCGTGCCGCGCTACCGCCTGTTGGTGTGCGGCGGCGAAGAAGGCCCGCTGCGGACCACAGGGGGCCTGGAACTCACCGCGCCACATGGCCTGGAGGCGATCTCACGGGCGGGCACGGTCGTCGTGCCGGCCTGGCGTTCGATCACCTCACCGCCACCGGAGGAGGCGCTCGACGCGCTTCGCCGGGCGCACGACGAGGGTGCCCGCATCGTAGGCCTGTGCACCGGCGCCTTCGTGCTGGCGGCGGCGGGCCTGCTGGACGGCCGGCCCGCGACGACACACTGGATGTACGCACCGACGCTGGCCAAGCGCTATCCGTCGGTGCACGTGGATCCACGAGAACTCTTCGTGGACGACGGAGACGTACTGACCTCGGCCGGTACGGCCGCGGGCATCGACCTCTGTCTCCACATCGTGCGGACCGACCACGGCAACGAGGCGGCCGGCGCGCTGGCCCGCCGACTGGTCGTCCCACCGCGCCGGACAGGAGGCCAGGAGCGCTACCTGGACCGCTCTTTACCGGAGGAGATCGGCGCCGACCCGCTCGCCGAGGTCGTCGCCTGGGCGCTGGAGCACCTCCACGAACAGTTCGACGTGGAGACGCTGGCGGCACGGGCGTACATGTCACGCCGTACGTTCGACCGCCGCTTCCGCTCGCTGACGGGTTCGGCCCCGCTCCAGTGGCTGATCACCCAGCGGGTGCTCCAGGCACAGCGCCTGCTGGAGACGTCGGACTACTCGGTGGACGAGGTCGCCGGCCGCTGTGGCTTCCGCTCACCGGTGGCGCTGCGCGGGCACTTCCGGCGCCAGCTGGGCTCGTCCCCGGCCGCGTACCGGGCGGCGTACCGTGCCCGGCGCCCCCAGAGTGAACGGCCGACGGCGGACCTCGACAGCGCCCCAGGTCCGACGCCCACGCTCCACCCGGAGCCCGGCCCGGTCCCGCTCCAGACCCGCCGCACCCCCGCGGCGACCACCGTCGGCCAGGCCCTGGCCGCGGCCGCCGCGGACAACGGCCGGGAGACCTACGTCACCCGGGCCACCCTTCCGGGGCAGCGCAGCGGCACCTGA
- a CDS encoding GNAT family N-acetyltransferase produces the protein MTEPLRTLRLDLVPLRVEHAGEMAAVLADPALHTFIGGSPATPEALRARYERLVAGSPDPEVSWHNWVLRLRAEDRLVGTVQATVTARSAEIAWVVGTAWQGRGLATEAARALVDRLRDQPAMESVIAHVHPGHTASAAVARAAGLTPTEERQDGEIRWLLKP, from the coding sequence ATGACCGAGCCACTGCGCACCCTCCGCCTGGACCTCGTCCCCCTGCGCGTCGAGCACGCCGGGGAGATGGCCGCCGTCCTGGCCGACCCGGCGCTGCACACCTTCATCGGCGGCTCCCCCGCCACTCCCGAGGCGCTGCGCGCCCGCTACGAGCGACTGGTCGCCGGCTCCCCGGACCCGGAGGTCTCCTGGCACAACTGGGTGCTGCGGCTGCGCGCCGAGGACCGTCTGGTGGGAACCGTCCAGGCCACGGTCACCGCCCGCTCCGCGGAGATCGCCTGGGTCGTGGGCACCGCCTGGCAGGGCCGTGGTCTGGCGACGGAGGCGGCACGGGCCCTCGTGGACCGGCTCCGCGATCAGCCGGCCATGGAGTCGGTCATCGCCCACGTCCACCCCGGGCACACCGCCTCCGCCGCGGTCGCGCGGGCCGCTGGGCTGACCCCGACCGAGGAGCGCCAGGACGGCGAGATCCGCTGGCTGCTCAAGCCGTAA
- a CDS encoding carbohydrate ABC transporter permease has protein sequence MTTTLTPASETPPEKTRRVRRPKAARAGGTLHAGPIAYVILALFTIGSLFPLVWTAIAASRDNQRLAETPPPFWFGSNLFDNLDLAWNDANLGEAFINTTFVAGVSAATIVFLSTIAGFAFAKLRFKGRNAMMLIVIGTMMVPPQLSVIPLYMMVAELDWADQLQAVIFPSLVSAFGVFFMRQYLLQALPDEIIEAARVDGASSWRVIWHVVFPAARPAMAVLGMLMFVQTWNDFLWPFLVLTQNGNPTVQVAVAGLGRGYTPDQSLIMAGALLGTLPLLIVFAIFGKQIVGGIMQGAVKG, from the coding sequence GTGACGACGACACTGACTCCAGCCTCCGAGACACCTCCGGAGAAGACCCGGCGGGTACGGCGGCCGAAGGCGGCCCGGGCCGGCGGAACCCTGCACGCGGGACCGATCGCGTACGTGATCCTCGCGCTGTTCACCATCGGCTCGCTGTTCCCGCTGGTGTGGACGGCGATCGCCGCCTCCCGGGACAACCAGCGGCTGGCCGAGACCCCGCCGCCGTTCTGGTTCGGCTCGAACCTCTTCGACAATCTCGATCTCGCCTGGAACGACGCCAACCTGGGCGAGGCGTTCATCAACACCACGTTCGTGGCGGGGGTGTCGGCGGCGACCATCGTGTTTCTGTCGACGATCGCCGGGTTCGCCTTCGCCAAGCTGCGCTTCAAGGGCCGTAACGCGATGATGCTGATCGTGATCGGCACGATGATGGTGCCGCCGCAGCTCAGTGTGATCCCGCTGTACATGATGGTCGCCGAGCTCGACTGGGCCGACCAGCTCCAGGCGGTGATCTTCCCGTCGCTGGTGAGCGCGTTCGGTGTGTTCTTCATGCGGCAGTACCTGCTCCAGGCACTGCCCGACGAGATCATCGAGGCGGCACGGGTGGACGGCGCGAGCAGTTGGCGCGTGATCTGGCACGTGGTGTTCCCGGCTGCCCGTCCCGCGATGGCGGTCCTGGGCATGCTGATGTTCGTGCAGACCTGGAACGACTTCCTGTGGCCGTTCCTCGTGCTCACCCAGAACGGCAATCCGACCGTGCAGGTGGCGGTCGCGGGTTTGGGCCGCGGCTATACGCCGGACCAGTCCCTGATCATGGCGGGCGCGCTGCTGGGCACGCTGCCGCTGCTGATCGTGTTCGCGATCTTCGGCAAGCAGATCGTGGGCGGCATCATGCAGGGCGCGGTCAAGGGCTGA
- a CDS encoding carbohydrate ABC transporter permease: MSTGHDTAAASPAKEGGAAPGRPSGEGPDTEQELRRRSKLSRRWQRDMRWSPYAFVSPFFLLFLAFGLFPLVYTGWASLHQVELTAPTDMEWVGLRNYTRIFDDEFFWNAAENTLTIGIISTVPQLLMAMGIAHILNYKLRASTFYRVVMLAPYATSIAAASLVFVLLFGRDYGMINWALGAVGIDNIDWQNDQWASQIAVSTIVIWRWTGYNALIYLAAMQAIPQDLYESAALDGANRWQQFFHVTLPSLRPTILFTVVVSTIGASQLFGEPLLFDANKGASGGSQHQFQTLGLYLYEQGWVNQHLGRASAIAWTLFLILIVVGIVNYVISRRLRASS; this comes from the coding sequence ATGAGCACTGGGCACGACACCGCCGCCGCGTCCCCCGCAAAGGAGGGGGGCGCGGCCCCGGGCCGCCCGTCGGGCGAGGGTCCGGACACCGAGCAGGAGCTGCGGCGCCGGTCCAAGCTGTCCCGCCGTTGGCAGCGGGACATGCGCTGGAGCCCGTACGCCTTCGTCTCCCCGTTCTTCCTGCTGTTCCTGGCCTTCGGCCTGTTCCCGCTGGTCTACACGGGCTGGGCCTCGCTGCACCAGGTGGAGCTGACCGCGCCGACCGACATGGAGTGGGTCGGCCTGCGCAACTACACCCGGATCTTCGACGACGAGTTCTTCTGGAACGCGGCCGAGAACACGCTGACCATCGGCATCATCTCGACCGTTCCGCAGCTGCTGATGGCGATGGGCATCGCCCACATCCTCAACTACAAGCTGCGCGCCTCGACCTTCTACCGGGTCGTCATGCTCGCGCCCTACGCGACCTCGATCGCCGCCGCCTCGCTGGTCTTCGTGCTGCTCTTCGGCCGCGACTACGGCATGATCAACTGGGCGCTGGGCGCGGTCGGCATCGACAACATCGACTGGCAGAACGACCAGTGGGCGTCCCAGATCGCCGTGTCGACCATCGTCATATGGCGCTGGACCGGCTACAACGCGCTGATCTACCTGGCCGCGATGCAGGCGATCCCGCAGGACCTGTACGAGTCGGCCGCGCTGGACGGGGCCAACCGCTGGCAGCAGTTCTTCCATGTCACGCTGCCCTCGCTGCGCCCCACGATCCTGTTCACCGTGGTCGTGTCGACCATCGGCGCCTCCCAGCTGTTCGGCGAGCCGCTGCTGTTCGACGCCAACAAGGGTGCCTCCGGCGGATCCCAGCACCAGTTCCAGACGCTCGGCCTCTATCTGTACGAGCAGGGCTGGGTGAACCAGCATCTGGGCCGTGCCTCCGCCATCGCCTGGACGCTGTTCCTGATCCTGATCGTGGTCGGCATCGTCAATTACGTCATCTCGCGCCGGCTGCGCGCCAGTAGTTAG
- a CDS encoding extracellular solute-binding protein, translating into MRARTRIRRKAVVLAAVASLGTGLLAGCADDGNDDDSSSTEGGGGKTKITLGLFGTAGFEESGLYKEYEKLHPDIDIQQTVVERNEVYYPALLNHLTTNSGLQDIQMVEVGNIAEIVQTQSDKLLDLSKYGKKSDYLEWKWQQATTAEGQTIGVGTDVGPMAICYRTDLFKEAGLPTDREEVGKLWAGSWDKFVEVGKDYKADGPKGTTFLDSPGGMLQAILSSEKDRFYDSSGEVIYKTNPAVKSAFDLTAEAAEAGLIGNQTQFQPAWDTTIANSKFAAMSCPPWMLGYIKGKSKPEAAGKWDVAQAPKSGNWGGSFLTVPKSGKNAEEAAKLAAWLTAPEQQAKLFGVQGSFPSTPAAYESTEVTGAKNDMTGDAPIGTIFAEAAANIPVQTIGPKDQIIQQGLTDNGVVLVTQGKSAKEAWDNAVKTIDNALDQ; encoded by the coding sequence ATGCGAGCACGTACCCGAATCCGCCGCAAGGCGGTTGTCCTCGCGGCGGTGGCGTCGCTGGGCACCGGGCTGCTGGCCGGCTGTGCCGACGACGGCAACGACGACGACAGCTCGTCGACCGAGGGCGGTGGCGGCAAGACCAAGATCACCCTTGGTCTGTTCGGCACGGCCGGATTCGAGGAGTCCGGACTCTACAAGGAGTACGAGAAGCTCCACCCCGACATCGACATCCAGCAGACGGTTGTCGAGCGCAACGAGGTCTACTACCCGGCCCTGCTCAACCACCTCACCACCAACAGCGGCCTCCAGGACATCCAGATGGTCGAGGTCGGCAACATCGCCGAGATCGTCCAGACCCAGTCGGACAAGCTGCTCGACCTGTCGAAGTACGGCAAGAAGAGCGACTACCTGGAGTGGAAGTGGCAGCAGGCCACCACCGCCGAGGGCCAGACCATCGGTGTCGGCACCGACGTCGGCCCGATGGCGATCTGCTACCGCACCGACCTGTTCAAGGAGGCCGGACTGCCCACCGACCGCGAGGAGGTCGGCAAGCTGTGGGCGGGCAGCTGGGACAAGTTCGTCGAGGTCGGCAAGGACTACAAGGCGGACGGCCCCAAGGGCACCACCTTCCTGGACTCCCCCGGCGGCATGCTCCAGGCGATCCTGAGCAGTGAGAAGGACCGCTTCTACGACTCCTCCGGCGAGGTCATCTACAAGACGAACCCGGCGGTGAAGTCCGCCTTCGACCTCACCGCGGAGGCCGCCGAGGCCGGTCTGATCGGCAACCAGACGCAGTTCCAGCCCGCCTGGGACACCACCATCGCCAACAGCAAGTTCGCCGCGATGTCCTGCCCGCCGTGGATGCTCGGCTACATCAAGGGCAAGTCCAAGCCCGAGGCGGCCGGCAAGTGGGATGTCGCCCAGGCGCCGAAGTCCGGCAACTGGGGCGGTTCCTTCCTGACCGTCCCGAAGTCCGGCAAGAACGCGGAGGAGGCGGCCAAGCTCGCCGCCTGGCTGACCGCGCCCGAGCAGCAGGCCAAGCTGTTCGGCGTGCAGGGCAGCTTCCCGAGCACCCCGGCGGCGTACGAGTCGACCGAGGTGACCGGTGCCAAGAACGACATGACCGGTGACGCGCCGATCGGCACGATCTTCGCCGAGGCCGCCGCCAACATCCCGGTCCAGACGATCGGCCCGAAGGACCAGATCATCCAGCAGGGCCTGACCGACAACGGCGTGGTCCTGGTGACCCAGGGCAAGTCCGCCAAGGAAGCCTGGGACAACGCCGTCAAGACCATCGACAACGCCCTGGACCAGTGA
- the orn gene encoding oligoribonuclease, whose protein sequence is MNDRMVWIDCEMTGLSLSDDALIEVAALVTDSELNILGDGVDIVIRPPDSALETMPEVVRQMHTASGLLDELAGGTTLADAEAQVLAYVREHVKEPGKAPLCGNSVGTDRGFLLRDMATLEDYLHYRIVDVSSIKELARRWYPRAYFNSPEKNGNHRALADIRESIAELRYYREAVFVPQPGPDSETAKTIAAKHVVPAQ, encoded by the coding sequence ATGAACGATCGCATGGTGTGGATCGACTGCGAGATGACCGGCCTCTCGCTGTCCGACGACGCGCTCATCGAGGTTGCCGCCCTCGTCACCGACTCCGAGCTGAACATCCTCGGCGACGGTGTGGACATCGTCATCCGGCCGCCGGACTCGGCGCTGGAGACGATGCCGGAAGTGGTGCGTCAGATGCACACCGCGTCCGGTCTCCTCGACGAACTCGCCGGCGGCACCACGCTGGCGGACGCCGAGGCCCAAGTCCTGGCGTATGTACGCGAGCACGTGAAGGAACCCGGCAAGGCGCCCCTGTGCGGCAACTCCGTCGGCACCGACCGCGGATTCCTGCTGCGGGACATGGCGACCCTGGAGGACTACCTGCACTACCGCATCGTCGACGTGTCGAGCATCAAGGAGCTCGCCCGCCGCTGGTACCCACGCGCGTACTTCAACAGCCCCGAGAAGAACGGCAACCACCGCGCCCTCGCCGACATCCGCGAGTCCATCGCGGAACTGCGCTACTACCGCGAGGCCGTCTTCGTCCCCCAGCCCGGCCCGGACTCCGAGACCGCCAAGACCATCGCCGCGAAGCACGTCGTCCCTGCTCAGTAG
- a CDS encoding universal stress protein, which produces MAGHEFFEPADRKRPVADPTAAEPLAAEEPRHSCDPAFKHGVVVGFDGSTSSERALAYAIGMAHRSGSGLIIVHVANRLPTTVWAGCEPPVFVDVPDHRTEVLGLELACAEYLSEVPWILVERGGDICHELEEVGREYEADAIVVGSTHGIVGRIFGSVAGRLAKRAQRPVVVIP; this is translated from the coding sequence ATGGCCGGTCACGAATTCTTCGAACCCGCGGACCGCAAGCGGCCCGTCGCCGATCCCACGGCGGCCGAGCCCCTGGCGGCCGAAGAACCACGTCATTCCTGCGACCCCGCCTTCAAGCACGGGGTCGTGGTCGGTTTCGACGGCTCCACCTCCAGTGAGCGCGCCCTCGCCTACGCCATCGGCATGGCCCACCGCTCCGGCTCCGGCCTGATCATCGTGCACGTCGCCAACCGGCTTCCCACCACCGTGTGGGCCGGCTGCGAACCGCCGGTCTTCGTCGATGTGCCGGACCACCGCACCGAGGTGCTGGGCCTGGAACTCGCCTGCGCGGAGTACCTCTCCGAGGTGCCGTGGATCCTCGTCGAGCGCGGCGGTGACATCTGCCATGAACTCGAAGAGGTCGGGCGGGAGTACGAAGCGGACGCGATCGTCGTCGGGTCCACCCACGGCATCGTCGGCCGCATCTTCGGCTCCGTCGCCGGGCGGCTCGCCAAGCGGGCGCAGCGGCCCGTCGTTGTCATTCCGTAA
- a CDS encoding GH1 family beta-glucosidase, which yields MPDSAQPVTPATFPPAFLWGAATSAYQIEGAVREDGRTPSIWDTFSHTPGKTVGGETGDIAVDHYHRFRDDVALMAELGLTAYRFSISWSRVQPTGRGPAVQRGLDFYRSLVDELLAHGIKPAVTLYHWDLPQELEDAGGWPERDTAYRFAEYAQIVGEALGDRVEQWITLNEPWCSAFLGYASGVHAPGRTDPAASLKAAHHLNLAHGLGASALRSVMPARNGVAVSLNSSVVRPVSDDPEDLAARQRIDDLANGIFHGPILHGAYPQSLLTATAPLTDWDYVQDGDLALINQPLDALGLNYYTPTLVSAAESAPAGPRADGHGASAHSPWPGADDVAFHQTPGERTEMGWTIDPTGLHDLIMRYTREAPGLPLYITENGAAYDDKPDPDGRVHDPERIAYLHGHLSAVRRAIEDGADVRGYYLWSLMDNFEWSYGYDKRFGAVYVDYTTLERTPKSSALWYGRAARSGALPAVESD from the coding sequence ATGCCTGACTCCGCACAGCCGGTGACCCCGGCGACCTTTCCTCCCGCCTTCCTCTGGGGCGCCGCCACCTCCGCGTACCAGATCGAGGGGGCGGTGCGGGAGGACGGCCGTACGCCGTCGATCTGGGACACCTTCAGCCATACCCCCGGCAAGACGGTCGGCGGCGAGACCGGTGACATCGCTGTCGACCACTACCACCGATTCCGTGACGACGTGGCACTGATGGCCGAGCTGGGCCTGACGGCCTACCGCTTCTCCATCTCCTGGTCCCGGGTGCAGCCGACCGGGCGGGGGCCCGCGGTCCAGCGGGGCCTGGACTTCTACCGCAGTCTCGTGGACGAGCTGCTCGCGCACGGCATCAAGCCGGCGGTCACGCTCTACCACTGGGACCTGCCGCAGGAGCTGGAGGACGCGGGCGGCTGGCCGGAGCGGGACACGGCGTACCGGTTCGCGGAGTATGCGCAGATCGTCGGCGAAGCGCTCGGCGACCGGGTGGAGCAGTGGATCACGCTCAACGAGCCCTGGTGCAGCGCCTTCCTGGGGTACGCGTCCGGGGTGCACGCCCCGGGCCGGACGGACCCGGCGGCCTCGCTGAAGGCCGCGCACCACCTCAACCTGGCGCATGGACTGGGCGCTTCGGCCCTGCGCTCGGTGATGCCGGCCCGCAACGGGGTGGCGGTCAGCCTCAACTCCTCGGTGGTCAGGCCGGTTTCCGACGACCCGGAAGACCTGGCGGCCCGGCAGCGGATCGACGACCTGGCCAACGGCATCTTCCACGGCCCGATACTGCACGGGGCCTACCCCCAGTCGTTGCTCACGGCGACGGCGCCGCTGACGGACTGGGACTACGTCCAGGACGGCGATCTGGCCCTGATCAACCAGCCGCTCGACGCGCTGGGCCTCAACTACTACACGCCCACGCTGGTCTCGGCCGCCGAGTCGGCCCCGGCGGGCCCGCGCGCCGACGGTCACGGGGCGAGCGCCCACTCGCCCTGGCCGGGCGCGGACGACGTGGCCTTCCACCAGACGCCGGGCGAGCGCACCGAGATGGGCTGGACGATCGACCCGACCGGCCTGCACGACCTGATCATGCGCTACACCCGCGAGGCCCCGGGGCTGCCGCTGTACATCACGGAGAACGGCGCTGCCTACGACGACAAGCCCGACCCCGACGGCCGCGTCCACGACCCCGAGCGCATCGCCTACCTCCACGGCCACCTCTCGGCGGTCCGCCGCGCCATCGAGGACGGCGCCGATGTCCGCGGCTACTACCTGTGGTCCCTGATGGACAACTTCGAGTGGTCCTACGGCTACGACAAGCGGTTCGGCGCGGTGTACGTCGACTACACCACGCTGGAGCGGACGCCGAAGTCCAGCGCCCTGTGGTACGGGCGGGCGGCCCGGTCGGGAGCGCTGCCGGCGGTGGAGTCGGACTAG
- a CDS encoding cellulose binding domain-containing protein, producing MSIHRRRVSGRNKAIGGVVAAAVVGGGAVFLTGTAQAAGVGAAYTKTSDWSTGYTAQYVVTNGTGSTKADWTLTFDLPSGAKLSSLWNAESSVSGSRVTVKPPAWDKDGLKAGESVTVGFVVNGSGDPSGCVVDGVKCSTDGGATPEPSGRPTETATPTPTPTKTSTPTPTATATPTPTATESTGSGNTANAGFAPYVDTSLYPAFDLVGTAEATGVKNYNLAFITDGGGCTPKWGGVSDLASDAVAGQIGALRAKGGDVRVSFGGAAGSELATTCSSADALAAAYNKVVEAYDLTKVDFDVEGGALPDAAANTRRAQAIAKLQKQHPDLNVSYTLPVMPEGLTQPGVDLLADAKKNGVRIDAVNIMAMDYGPAYSGDMGTYAEQAATATQAQIKGVLGLSDSAAWKTVAVTPMIGVNDVVTEIFKVEDATQLVNFAKSKGLGWLSMWSGTRDKACPGGPKPAADATCSSIDQDKNAFSKAFAAYK from the coding sequence ATGAGCATCCACCGGCGCAGGGTCAGTGGCAGGAACAAGGCGATAGGCGGAGTCGTCGCCGCGGCCGTGGTCGGTGGCGGCGCCGTCTTCCTCACCGGGACCGCGCAGGCGGCCGGTGTGGGCGCCGCGTACACCAAGACCAGTGACTGGTCGACCGGTTACACCGCCCAGTACGTCGTCACCAACGGCACCGGCTCCACGAAGGCCGACTGGACCCTCACCTTCGACCTGCCGTCGGGCGCGAAGCTGAGCTCGCTGTGGAACGCCGAGTCCAGTGTGAGCGGTTCGCGGGTCACCGTGAAGCCCCCGGCCTGGGACAAGGACGGCCTCAAGGCCGGGGAGTCGGTCACCGTCGGCTTCGTCGTCAACGGCTCGGGCGACCCGAGCGGTTGTGTCGTGGACGGCGTCAAGTGCTCGACGGACGGGGGCGCGACCCCCGAGCCGTCCGGGCGCCCGACGGAGACGGCGACCCCGACACCGACCCCCACCAAGACCAGCACGCCGACCCCCACGGCCACGGCCACCCCCACCCCGACGGCCACGGAGTCCACCGGCAGCGGCAACACCGCCAACGCCGGGTTCGCCCCGTACGTCGACACCTCGCTCTACCCCGCCTTCGACCTGGTCGGCACCGCCGAGGCCACCGGCGTGAAGAACTACAACCTCGCCTTCATCACCGACGGCGGCGGCTGCACGCCCAAGTGGGGCGGCGTGAGCGACCTGGCGAGCGACGCGGTCGCCGGGCAGATCGGCGCGCTGCGCGCCAAGGGCGGCGACGTCCGGGTCTCCTTCGGCGGCGCGGCCGGCAGCGAGCTGGCCACCACCTGCTCCTCGGCGGACGCGCTGGCGGCGGCGTACAACAAGGTCGTGGAGGCCTACGACCTCACCAAGGTCGACTTCGACGTCGAGGGCGGCGCGCTGCCCGACGCGGCCGCCAACACCCGCCGCGCCCAGGCCATCGCCAAGCTCCAGAAGCAGCACCCGGACCTGAACGTCTCCTACACCCTCCCGGTGATGCCGGAGGGCCTGACCCAGCCCGGCGTCGACCTGCTGGCCGACGCCAAGAAGAACGGCGTGCGGATCGACGCCGTCAACATCATGGCGATGGACTACGGCCCGGCCTACAGCGGCGACATGGGCACCTACGCCGAACAGGCGGCCACCGCCACCCAGGCCCAGATCAAGGGCGTGCTCGGGCTGTCCGACAGCGCCGCCTGGAAGACCGTCGCGGTCACCCCGATGATCGGCGTCAACGACGTGGTGACGGAGATCTTCAAGGTCGAGGACGCCACCCAGCTGGTGAACTTCGCCAAGTCCAAGGGCCTCGGCTGGCTGTCGATGTGGTCGGGCACCCGCGACAAGGCCTGCCCCGGCGGCCCGAAGCCCGCGGCCGACGCCACGTGCAGCTCCATCGACCAGGACAAGAACGCCTTCAGCAAGGCCTTCGCGGCCTACAAGTGA